A stretch of the Azorhizobium caulinodans ORS 571 genome encodes the following:
- a CDS encoding phage tail protein I, whose amino-acid sequence MTDAADLLPDNARPFEQALAHAMTDTLPVPIAQTLDPSRAPARFLPWLAVHDGVRLWFSDWPETRRRQVIGEAPLAAWLVGTRPGAVTFLGYVDGLLLDAVAYPTRFVFGRARVGRAPIGHPPWLARYLVRVRTLTPPRALVGGRTALGRSRLRTPSREPRRRCLAALVAAKAPETEYRVDFGHARPLMLADGPPLDGTFHLGAYVARRKL is encoded by the coding sequence CGACCTCCTGCCGGACAACGCCCGCCCGTTCGAGCAGGCGCTCGCCCATGCCATGACCGACACCCTGCCGGTGCCGATCGCGCAGACCCTCGATCCGTCCCGCGCTCCCGCCCGCTTCCTGCCCTGGCTCGCCGTCCATGACGGCGTGCGCCTGTGGTTCTCCGACTGGCCGGAGACCCGCCGCCGGCAGGTGATCGGCGAGGCCCCGCTTGCCGCCTGGCTGGTGGGCACGCGGCCCGGCGCCGTCACCTTCCTCGGCTATGTGGACGGCCTGCTGCTCGATGCGGTGGCCTATCCCACCCGCTTCGTCTTCGGCCGCGCCCGTGTCGGGCGCGCGCCCATCGGCCATCCGCCCTGGCTCGCCCGCTATCTGGTGCGCGTGCGCACCCTGACGCCGCCCCGCGCCCTGGTGGGCGGGCGCACCGCCCTCGGCCGCAGCCGGCTCAGGACGCCGAGCCGCGAGCCCCGCCGCCGGTGCCTCGCCGCCCTCGTCGCCGCCAAGGCGCCGGAGACCGAGTACCGCGTCGATTTCGGCCATGCCCGCCCGCTGATGCTCGCCGATGGGCCACCGCTCGACGGCACCTTCCACCTCGGCGCCTACGTGGCGCGTCGCAAGCTCTGA
- a CDS encoding tail sheath protein: protein MSATTPFVGVRVFSDLSDTIASVDTRDSTVIGLTLPAPEADNARFPLDEPVALSIDDVEQVAALGPGLARDTVDQILSEGIVTDISFVRVAEGADAEATMGHIVGSAGAKTGVWAQLEAKDHIGIEPGLLIAPGYTGTRPGNAANPITTAMDAVCARIIDCMAVVDTPATSREAAALYAEDFKTSLNIIAMYPGAKVYLSGAQVVRPLSPHVAAAIVRRDKQVGHPFKAAWNRPLIGILGASQRVTYRDGDTSSDANYLVQAGVGTVIENKTLWAPFSTATDPTIRAYRSIKRIRTRRSIEKAFSTTLRGYLSEDLGGHLVTLLVKTLEEACEERKSLGALIDYQIVWDRKLNPNTFLRDGGIRLKLRFEETPDLTDLQIYSQPQPEAFDVLASSIADALSALGSSNVYVAS, encoded by the coding sequence ATGTCTGCGACCACTCCCTTCGTCGGCGTCCGCGTCTTCTCCGACCTGTCGGACACGATCGCCTCGGTCGATACACGCGACAGCACCGTCATCGGCCTGACCCTGCCGGCGCCGGAGGCGGACAACGCCCGTTTCCCCCTGGACGAGCCGGTGGCGCTCTCCATCGACGATGTGGAGCAGGTGGCGGCCCTCGGCCCAGGCCTGGCGCGCGACACGGTGGACCAGATCCTCTCCGAGGGCATCGTCACCGACATCTCCTTTGTGCGCGTGGCGGAAGGGGCGGACGCCGAGGCGACCATGGGCCACATCGTCGGCTCGGCCGGGGCGAAGACCGGCGTCTGGGCGCAGCTGGAGGCCAAGGACCATATCGGCATCGAGCCAGGTCTTCTGATCGCGCCGGGCTATACCGGCACCCGGCCCGGCAATGCCGCCAATCCCATCACCACCGCCATGGATGCGGTGTGCGCCCGCATCATCGACTGCATGGCCGTGGTGGATACGCCCGCCACCAGCCGCGAGGCGGCGGCGCTTTATGCCGAGGACTTCAAGACCTCGCTCAACATCATCGCCATGTATCCGGGGGCGAAGGTTTATCTGAGCGGCGCGCAGGTGGTGCGCCCGCTCTCGCCCCATGTGGCCGCCGCCATCGTCCGCCGCGACAAGCAGGTGGGCCATCCCTTCAAGGCGGCCTGGAACCGCCCCCTCATCGGCATCCTCGGCGCCTCCCAGCGCGTGACCTATCGCGACGGCGACACCTCGTCGGATGCCAACTATCTGGTGCAGGCCGGCGTCGGCACGGTGATCGAGAACAAGACGCTGTGGGCGCCGTTCTCCACCGCCACCGATCCCACCATCCGCGCCTATCGCTCCATCAAGCGCATCCGCACCCGGCGCAGCATCGAGAAGGCGTTCTCGACGACGCTACGGGGCTATCTCTCCGAGGATCTCGGCGGGCATCTCGTCACGCTGCTGGTGAAGACGCTGGAAGAGGCCTGCGAGGAGCGGAAGAGCCTGGGCGCCCTCATCGACTATCAGATCGTGTGGGACAGGAAGCTCAACCCCAACACCTTCCTGCGCGACGGTGGCATCCGCCTGAAGCTGCGCTTCGAGGAGACGCCGGACCTCACCGACCTCCAGATCTATTCCCAGCCGCAGCCGGAAGCCTTCGACGTGCTGGCGTCCTCCATCGCCGACGCGCTCTCCGCCCTCGGCTCATCCAACGTCTATGTGGCGTCCTGA
- a CDS encoding phage major tail tube protein gives MDRIIRGANWWIEETNQRLRTRSAKLPDLKRVTDKFVAGGGFFTFTMPGEIDELTAEFELNGGHEDIRSLFGREPGDWTAFIYYERLANVGTAGLTNIGRVVRIKGLLTEVSQPKVEGMKADPTKVVFSSIVLYQDVVDGVVVHKFDFFNNTLVLGGKDYNADHNRLLQV, from the coding sequence ATGGACCGCATCATCCGGGGCGCCAACTGGTGGATCGAGGAGACCAACCAGCGCCTGCGCACCCGCTCCGCCAAGCTGCCGGACCTCAAGCGCGTCACCGACAAGTTCGTGGCCGGCGGCGGCTTCTTCACCTTCACCATGCCCGGCGAGATCGACGAACTGACCGCGGAGTTCGAGCTCAACGGCGGGCATGAGGACATCCGCTCTTTGTTCGGCCGCGAGCCGGGCGACTGGACCGCCTTCATCTATTACGAGCGGCTCGCGAACGTGGGCACCGCCGGCCTCACCAACATCGGCCGGGTGGTGCGCATCAAGGGCCTGCTCACCGAGGTGTCCCAGCCCAAGGTGGAGGGCATGAAGGCCGATCCCACCAAGGTCGTCTTCTCCTCCATCGTCCTCTACCAGGACGTGGTGGACGGCGTGGTGGTGCACAAGTTCGACTTCTTCAACAACACGCTGGTGCTGGGCGGCAAGGACTACAATGCCGACCACAACCGGCTGCTGCAGGTCTGA
- a CDS encoding phage tail assembly protein: MSDTDPIRVREGEIPLPPQDMWAALDNSGGAEPQAEAQAPAKTARPAPEVAQLTFVGEAKPFREVRLLFPFLWQGSRVDVITVQRLTVQQLGAFFDTLPEDGGYDRMEVYGLMCGLPAAVLRALPDADGTRVTGACFDFLPPQLGGTPPG; encoded by the coding sequence ATGAGCGACACCGATCCCATCCGCGTCCGTGAGGGCGAGATCCCGCTGCCGCCGCAGGACATGTGGGCGGCGCTGGACAATTCCGGCGGTGCCGAGCCGCAGGCTGAGGCGCAGGCGCCGGCCAAGACCGCACGTCCCGCGCCCGAGGTGGCCCAGCTCACCTTCGTGGGCGAGGCAAAGCCCTTTCGCGAGGTGCGGCTGCTCTTCCCCTTCCTGTGGCAGGGGAGCCGCGTGGACGTCATCACCGTCCAGCGGCTCACCGTTCAACAGCTCGGCGCCTTCTTCGACACCCTGCCGGAGGATGGCGGCTATGACCGCATGGAGGTCTATGGCCTCATGTGCGGCCTGCCGGCTGCCGTGCTGCGGGCGCTGCCCGATGCGGACGGCACCCGCGTCACCGGGGCGTGCTTCGATTTTTTGCCCCCGCAGCTCGGCGGGACACCGCCCGGCTGA
- a CDS encoding phage tail tape measure protein: MSTLDVAIRLRLQNMLGQGAKAAEKDLKTLQGTAERLGTRSGAAKLGSDIGRVSAHAKVARRDVTDLRTAADRLGSARAGAQAARDMEQMGRAARSAKRDVEALRKEREALGAGRGRAGSAAPDAHGLGPGAGAAVIGMAGRYMAPIGLAYTAKKGFDAAVSFDAAWAEVRKKVDGTPEELERLRKTVLDLSLALGIGRSEMAGLTAEAGAAGVPIADLEKFMMLTGKAAVGWDMSPREASEKLAYIKAGLGLSIAEIEELANKINALGDGSAAKERDILDMFLRVGAAAREAGVDMNATLAILTGVRSGGMEPEVAARWFGQLTATLRTAPQQPKHVAEGLKMLGLTAKQVARGMKTDAIGTILDLFDRLEKSPKAVEAATKIFGAGWWDETMRAKGGLAEIRKQLEMLRDPKNYKGSLDKGLAIQLGTAENHLKKLSEIVSRVGERLAGWSIEPFNRAVDAMVAGLKDLETRAGWWERWSAEERARLEANGTIGPNGEIKPRVEESPDSWWQQTQKAVTRAVTGDERSIAEQFSDWWWGKAGDKDNDLKAARERGQAAAKAEAQGPEADRIAALIASRERMAAQLGSGNGMGADRLKAGIAAVDEELKKALQSADLGPIARAEMEKYVQSLTAEGERATEAARRIAAELMRILSITATPTIAPTGSGASGGPAPAGGGGGGAAPGKQASVGNTTINQHITGGDPQAVARAAQREQDRAIRSARAGALHDIGAWA, encoded by the coding sequence ATGAGCACCCTCGACGTCGCAATCCGCCTCCGGCTTCAGAACATGCTCGGCCAGGGCGCGAAGGCGGCCGAGAAGGATCTCAAAACCCTCCAGGGCACGGCCGAGCGCCTCGGCACCCGCTCCGGGGCGGCCAAACTCGGCAGCGACATCGGCCGCGTCTCCGCCCATGCGAAGGTCGCCCGCCGGGACGTCACCGATCTGCGCACCGCCGCCGACCGCCTGGGCTCCGCCCGTGCCGGCGCCCAGGCGGCGCGCGACATGGAGCAGATGGGCCGGGCCGCCCGCTCGGCGAAGCGCGACGTGGAAGCCCTGCGCAAGGAGCGCGAGGCTCTGGGAGCCGGGCGGGGCCGTGCCGGTTCTGCGGCGCCCGACGCCCATGGCCTCGGCCCCGGTGCCGGGGCCGCCGTCATCGGCATGGCGGGCCGCTACATGGCGCCCATCGGCCTCGCGTACACCGCCAAGAAGGGGTTCGATGCCGCCGTCTCCTTCGATGCGGCCTGGGCCGAGGTGCGCAAGAAGGTGGACGGCACCCCCGAGGAACTGGAGCGCCTGAGGAAGACCGTGCTCGATCTGTCGCTGGCGCTGGGCATCGGCCGCTCGGAGATGGCGGGCCTCACGGCGGAAGCGGGCGCGGCCGGCGTGCCCATCGCGGATCTGGAAAAGTTCATGATGCTCACCGGCAAGGCGGCGGTGGGCTGGGACATGTCGCCCCGCGAGGCTTCCGAGAAGCTCGCCTACATCAAGGCGGGCCTCGGCCTCTCCATCGCCGAGATCGAGGAACTGGCGAACAAGATCAACGCCCTCGGCGACGGCTCGGCCGCCAAGGAGCGCGACATCCTCGACATGTTCCTGCGCGTGGGTGCGGCGGCCCGCGAGGCCGGCGTCGACATGAACGCGACACTCGCCATCCTCACCGGCGTGCGCTCCGGCGGCATGGAGCCGGAGGTCGCCGCCCGCTGGTTCGGCCAGCTCACCGCAACCCTGCGCACCGCGCCCCAGCAGCCCAAGCATGTTGCGGAAGGCCTGAAGATGCTGGGCCTCACCGCGAAGCAGGTGGCGCGGGGCATGAAGACGGACGCCATCGGCACCATCCTCGACCTGTTCGACCGGCTGGAGAAAAGCCCCAAGGCGGTGGAGGCGGCCACCAAGATTTTCGGCGCCGGCTGGTGGGACGAGACCATGCGGGCCAAGGGCGGCCTGGCCGAGATCCGCAAGCAGCTGGAGATGCTGCGCGACCCGAAGAACTACAAGGGCTCCCTCGACAAGGGCCTCGCCATCCAGCTCGGCACCGCCGAGAACCATCTGAAGAAGCTGAGCGAGATCGTCTCCCGCGTCGGCGAGAGGCTGGCCGGCTGGTCCATCGAGCCCTTCAACCGGGCGGTGGACGCCATGGTGGCCGGCCTCAAGGATCTGGAGACGCGGGCCGGCTGGTGGGAGCGCTGGAGCGCGGAGGAGCGCGCGCGGCTGGAGGCCAACGGCACCATCGGCCCCAATGGCGAGATCAAGCCCAGGGTGGAGGAAAGCCCCGACAGCTGGTGGCAGCAGACGCAGAAGGCGGTGACCCGCGCCGTTACCGGCGACGAGCGCTCCATAGCCGAGCAGTTCTCCGACTGGTGGTGGGGCAAGGCGGGCGACAAGGACAATGACCTGAAAGCCGCCCGCGAGCGCGGCCAGGCGGCGGCGAAGGCCGAGGCGCAGGGACCGGAGGCCGACCGCATCGCCGCTCTGATCGCCTCCCGCGAGCGCATGGCGGCCCAGCTCGGCTCCGGCAACGGCATGGGCGCCGACAGGCTGAAGGCGGGCATCGCCGCCGTGGACGAGGAGCTGAAGAAGGCGCTCCAGTCTGCCGATCTCGGCCCCATCGCCCGCGCCGAAATGGAGAAATACGTCCAGTCCCTCACTGCCGAGGGCGAGCGGGCGACGGAGGCCGCCCGGCGCATCGCGGCCGAACTGATGCGCATCCTCTCCATCACCGCCACGCCCACCATTGCGCCCACCGGTAGCGGGGCCTCTGGTGGTCCGGCGCCGGCCGGTGGTGGAGGCGGAGGCGCGGCACCCGGCAAGCAGGCGAGCGTGGGCAACACCACCATCAACCAGCACATCACCGGCGGCGATCCTCAGGCGGTGGCGCGGGCCGCCCAGCGCGAGCAGGACCGCGCCATCCGCTCCGCACGGGCCGGTGCCCTGCATGACATCGGAGCCTGGGCATGA
- a CDS encoding tail protein X encodes MTAYLVTRDIRLDQLVDVLMGTAAQGAVEAVIAANPGIAALGPVVPAGTRVTVPDLPEPEASSAFVRVWE; translated from the coding sequence ATGACCGCTTACCTTGTCACCCGCGACATCCGTCTCGACCAGCTGGTGGACGTGTTGATGGGCACCGCCGCCCAGGGCGCCGTGGAGGCGGTGATCGCCGCTAATCCCGGCATCGCCGCCCTCGGCCCGGTGGTGCCCGCCGGCACCCGCGTCACGGTGCCAGACCTGCCGGAGCCGGAGGCCAGCTCCGCCTTCGTGCGCGTGTGGGAATAG
- a CDS encoding phage late control D family protein, with product MAIRKPIVIVEGPKTANLLSVWGDTLTSVRIRDAVGHESDTCTLTFRVSPPFPAMPPRGTRYTVRIGWAQNAMAKVGVYTVQRTGLAGNPDGGHLMTVECRAADLIEKAKSVDSGHWDNTTLGAIVADVAKGLGLKAAVDPKLKGIRIPYRARVNQEAMDFLSDLADDFGAAVKVAGGQIVMTERGAGRTASGGALPGLTIPYA from the coding sequence ATGGCCATCCGCAAGCCCATCGTCATCGTTGAGGGCCCGAAGACCGCGAACCTGCTGTCGGTGTGGGGCGATACGCTCACCTCGGTGCGGATCCGCGATGCGGTGGGCCATGAGAGCGACACCTGCACGCTCACCTTCCGGGTGAGCCCGCCGTTCCCGGCCATGCCGCCCAGGGGCACCCGCTACACGGTGCGCATCGGCTGGGCGCAGAACGCCATGGCCAAGGTCGGCGTCTACACCGTCCAGCGCACCGGCCTTGCCGGCAATCCGGACGGCGGCCACCTGATGACGGTGGAGTGCCGGGCGGCCGATTTGATCGAGAAAGCCAAGTCCGTGGACAGCGGCCATTGGGACAACACCACCCTCGGCGCCATCGTCGCGGACGTGGCCAAGGGGCTGGGCCTCAAGGCTGCGGTGGATCCGAAGCTCAAGGGGATCAGGATCCCGTACCGCGCCCGCGTGAACCAGGAGGCCATGGACTTCCTCTCCGACCTTGCGGACGACTTCGGGGCGGCGGTGAAGGTGGCCGGCGGGCAGATCGTCATGACCGAGCGCGGCGCCGGCCGCACCGCCTCGGGCGGCGCCTTGCCCGGTCTCACCATCCCCTATGCCTAG
- a CDS encoding phage late control gene D protein produces MEPRGAYATSEGRWYDEETGTWKGEDETAKGGKGRLARPHPWPSKDEAREGARAAARERGRQSATGQVTLVGSPAAVAGNPVTLRGFGPDADGTDWCAESVEHHIEPGGGWITTITLETREAKKEGDGDDDTDDERKDGGGTAGSGTMAGDPEGGNVA; encoded by the coding sequence TTGGAGCCGCGCGGCGCCTACGCGACCAGCGAGGGCCGCTGGTATGACGAGGAGACCGGCACCTGGAAGGGCGAGGATGAGACGGCGAAAGGCGGCAAGGGCCGGCTGGCCCGCCCGCATCCCTGGCCCTCGAAGGACGAGGCCCGCGAGGGCGCCCGCGCCGCTGCCCGTGAACGGGGCCGGCAGTCGGCCACCGGTCAGGTGACGCTGGTGGGCAGCCCCGCGGCGGTCGCCGGCAATCCCGTCACCCTGCGTGGCTTCGGCCCCGATGCGGACGGCACCGACTGGTGCGCCGAGAGCGTCGAGCACCACATCGAGCCGGGCGGCGGCTGGATCACCACCATCACCCTGGAGACCAGGGAGGCGAAGAAGGAGGGCGACGGGGACGACGACACCGACGACGAGAGGAAGGACGGCGGTGGCACCGCCGGTTCCGGCACCATGGCCGGCGATCCCGAGGGCGGGAATGTCGCCTGA
- a CDS encoding Com family DNA-binding transcriptional regulator, translating into MENIRCGTCRALLFRAGRNAISGVIEIKCRRCGTLNALRPQEPTPERPERPHPGDASCSSTAKT; encoded by the coding sequence GTGGAGAACATCCGCTGTGGAACCTGCCGCGCGCTTCTCTTCCGCGCCGGCCGAAACGCCATATCCGGCGTCATCGAGATCAAGTGCCGCCGCTGCGGCACCCTGAATGCCCTGAGGCCCCAGGAGCCCACACCCGAGCGCCCCGAGCGTCCACACCCTGGAGACGCTTCGTGTTCCTCGACCGCAAAGACATAG
- a CDS encoding DNA-methyltransferase gives MFLDRKDIGAATLYLGDALEILPTLAPGSVGAVLCDPPYSSGGASLSDRSRPTSAKYQSSEHRGLYPEFQGDTRDQRSYLAWSTLWLSRARMLAAPGALCAVFTDWRQLPVTSDALQCAGWVWRGVAPWDKTERGRPQLGRYRAQAEYVVWGTNGARPLKGPVAPGVFRAPIPHVKHHIAGKPVELMEGLMSIMEGPILDPFMGSGTVGLACARKGLPYIGIEVEPAYYEIALSRLEAEGKG, from the coding sequence GTGTTCCTCGACCGCAAAGACATAGGCGCGGCCACCCTCTATTTGGGCGATGCCCTGGAAATCCTGCCGACGCTCGCCCCCGGCAGCGTGGGCGCCGTCCTGTGCGATCCGCCATATTCCAGTGGCGGTGCTTCGCTCTCTGATCGCTCGCGCCCGACCAGCGCGAAATATCAGTCCAGCGAGCATCGGGGCCTCTATCCCGAGTTCCAGGGCGATACGCGGGACCAGCGTAGTTATCTCGCCTGGTCCACCCTCTGGCTCTCGCGGGCGCGCATGCTGGCGGCGCCCGGAGCCCTCTGCGCCGTCTTCACCGACTGGCGCCAGCTTCCCGTCACCTCCGATGCGCTCCAGTGCGCCGGCTGGGTGTGGCGGGGCGTGGCGCCCTGGGACAAGACGGAACGCGGCCGGCCGCAGCTCGGCCGCTACCGGGCACAGGCGGAATATGTGGTGTGGGGGACCAATGGCGCCCGCCCGCTCAAGGGGCCGGTGGCACCGGGCGTCTTCCGTGCGCCCATCCCGCATGTGAAGCACCACATAGCGGGCAAGCCGGTTGAGCTGATGGAGGGGCTCATGAGCATCATGGAAGGGCCGATCCTCGATCCCTTCATGGGCTCCGGCACGGTGGGCCTCGCCTGTGCCCGCAAGGGGCTGCCGTACATCGGGATCGAGGTGGAGCCGGCCTATTACGAGATCGCTTTAAGCCGGCTTGAAGCGGAGGGGAAAGGCTGA
- a CDS encoding septal ring lytic transglycosylase RlpA family protein, with protein sequence MTRETQIVSFVRASRGTVGVAVLCLSLAACSSAGKLASQIDPKYGVSASPKVVADGQPVPKGGGTYRVGKPYVIAGRTYVPQENPDYKAEGVASWYGDDFHGRLTANGEVFDRTSISAAHPTLPMPSYVRVTNIQNGRSIIVRINDRGPYHQNRVIDVSHRTADLLGFSSKGVARVKVEYVGRAPLDGSDDRKLVATLRDDGYPAQVPANSAVQVASAAPFVPEIAPVMPRTASSEIPVPLQRPFDLGHADAGDQVADAQPAAPTRRTASVSSDAISAQLAKADVTAPARSGTVAPKVASAANASQAIHSATGGSAPTGWNVGPAPVSGLSYSGVTSSR encoded by the coding sequence ATGACGCGAGAAACTCAGATCGTTTCCTTCGTTCGCGCTTCGCGGGGCACCGTCGGCGTGGCGGTGCTCTGCCTGTCGCTCGCCGCCTGCAGCTCCGCCGGAAAGCTCGCGAGCCAGATCGATCCGAAATATGGCGTGTCGGCGAGCCCCAAGGTGGTCGCCGACGGCCAGCCCGTTCCCAAGGGCGGCGGCACCTACCGCGTCGGCAAGCCCTACGTGATCGCGGGCCGCACCTACGTCCCGCAGGAAAACCCCGACTACAAGGCGGAAGGCGTCGCCTCCTGGTATGGCGATGATTTCCACGGCCGCCTGACGGCCAATGGCGAGGTGTTCGACCGCACCTCCATCTCCGCCGCCCATCCCACGCTGCCCATGCCGAGCTATGTGCGTGTGACGAACATCCAGAACGGCCGCTCGATCATCGTGCGCATCAACGATCGCGGCCCGTATCACCAGAATCGCGTCATCGACGTGTCCCATCGCACCGCCGACCTGTTGGGCTTCTCGTCCAAGGGCGTGGCGCGCGTGAAGGTGGAATATGTCGGCCGCGCGCCGCTCGACGGCTCGGATGACCGCAAGCTCGTCGCCACCCTGCGGGACGACGGCTATCCGGCGCAGGTGCCGGCCAATTCCGCGGTGCAGGTGGCATCCGCCGCGCCGTTCGTGCCGGAAATCGCTCCGGTGATGCCGCGCACCGCCTCCAGCGAAATCCCCGTGCCGCTCCAGCGCCCGTTCGATCTCGGCCATGCCGATGCCGGCGATCAGGTCGCCGATGCGCAGCCGGCGGCTCCGACCCGCCGCACGGCGTCGGTTTCGTCGGATGCCATCAGCGCTCAGCTCGCCAAGGCCGATGTGACGGCGCCTGCCAGGTCCGGCACCGTTGCGCCGAAGGTCGCCTCGGCCGCCAATGCGTCGCAGGCCATCCACAGCGCGACGGGCGGCTCTGCCCCGACCGGCTGGAACGTTGGCCCTGCGCCGGTTTCCGGCCTCAGCTATTCCGGCGTGACGTCGTCGCGCTGA
- a CDS encoding D-alanyl-D-alanine carboxypeptidase family protein, with protein MSAGAGALLTVVAALLPLQAARAQTAFQTAVPEATLVDFASGTILFEKNAQGRVAPGGIVKIMTAAVIFDQIRAGKITLDTPFYVSENAWRRGGGPSGGAAMFVPVKSQVRVGDLLQGALVVSGNDAAIALAEGLSGTESEFAQRMNAKAAELGMSGSQFRNATGFADPDQFTNARDMAVLARSIIRNDPELYKIFAVPDIEWSKIKQRNRNTLLNAGIGADGLHMSWVKDAGYHLVGSAVQGNQRLIVVVMGAKTEKERLEEARRLLEWGFHSFQYKLLFAGDTEVGRASIWGGAVGSVPLVTGSELSLLLPRNSQEKLVARVSYKGPLRAPVAKGTEVGRLELTRGQLKVLDVPVYTAADVPVGTLWQRALDGGWTVAGDAARDLTTQVMAKFRK; from the coding sequence TTGTCGGCGGGCGCTGGCGCGCTGCTGACGGTGGTGGCTGCGCTGCTGCCGCTTCAGGCGGCCCGCGCCCAAACGGCGTTCCAGACAGCGGTGCCCGAGGCGACGCTGGTGGATTTCGCTTCCGGCACGATCCTGTTCGAGAAGAATGCGCAGGGGCGCGTGGCGCCCGGCGGCATCGTCAAGATCATGACGGCGGCGGTGATCTTCGATCAGATCCGCGCCGGCAAGATCACCCTCGATACGCCCTTCTATGTGAGCGAGAACGCTTGGCGGCGCGGCGGCGGCCCGTCGGGCGGCGCGGCCATGTTCGTGCCGGTGAAGAGCCAGGTGCGCGTGGGCGACCTGTTGCAGGGCGCGCTCGTGGTCTCGGGCAATGACGCGGCCATCGCTCTGGCGGAAGGCCTCTCTGGCACCGAGAGCGAGTTCGCCCAGCGCATGAATGCGAAGGCGGCGGAACTCGGCATGTCCGGTTCGCAGTTCCGCAATGCCACGGGCTTTGCCGATCCCGACCAGTTCACCAATGCCCGCGACATGGCGGTGTTGGCGCGCTCGATCATCCGCAACGATCCCGAACTCTACAAGATCTTCGCCGTCCCCGACATCGAGTGGAGCAAGATCAAGCAGCGCAACCGCAACACACTGCTGAATGCCGGCATCGGCGCCGACGGCCTGCACATGTCCTGGGTCAAGGATGCCGGCTATCACCTCGTCGGTTCGGCGGTGCAGGGTAACCAGCGGCTGATCGTCGTGGTGATGGGCGCCAAGACCGAGAAGGAGCGGCTGGAAGAGGCCCGCCGTCTGCTCGAATGGGGATTCCATTCCTTCCAGTACAAACTGCTGTTCGCCGGCGACACCGAAGTCGGGCGCGCCAGCATCTGGGGCGGGGCGGTAGGCTCCGTGCCGCTCGTCACCGGTTCGGAACTCTCGCTGCTGCTGCCGCGCAACAGCCAGGAGAAGCTGGTGGCCCGTGTCAGCTACAAGGGCCCGCTGCGGGCGCCGGTGGCCAAGGGCACGGAGGTGGGGCGCCTCGAACTGACGCGCGGCCAGCTCAAGGTGCTGGACGTACCGGTCTATACGGCCGCCGATGTGCCCGTGGGCACACTGTGGCAGCGGGCGCTCGACGGCGGCTGGACCGTCGCGGGCGACGCGGCGCGGGACCTCACCACGCAGGTCATGGCGAAGTTCCGCAAATGA
- the tmk gene encoding dTMP kinase has product MSSARGRFITLEGGEGTGKSTQARRLAAALQKGGLEVVLTREPGGSAGAEAVRHVLLSGAAKDFGPQGEALLFAAARADHVDSLIRPALAAGKWVICDRFIDSTRVYQGAVGAVPGALLDSLEWVAAAEARPDLTLVLDVPPEVGLSRAAGRGEGADRFESEGLAFHTRVRDAFLALAKADPARCVIVDASGGPDDVAALVWSSVRERLVPPERPLSAKPAATRKPAGSGRRRTR; this is encoded by the coding sequence ATGAGTTCCGCCCGCGGGCGCTTCATCACGCTGGAAGGCGGAGAAGGCACCGGAAAGTCCACACAGGCCCGCCGTCTCGCCGCTGCCCTCCAGAAGGGCGGCCTCGAGGTGGTGCTCACCCGCGAACCCGGCGGCTCGGCGGGCGCGGAGGCGGTGCGCCATGTGCTCCTGTCAGGCGCGGCCAAGGACTTCGGGCCGCAGGGTGAGGCCCTCCTCTTCGCTGCAGCCCGGGCCGACCATGTGGACAGCCTCATCCGCCCCGCTCTGGCTGCCGGCAAGTGGGTGATCTGCGACCGCTTCATCGATTCCACGCGGGTCTATCAGGGCGCGGTCGGCGCTGTGCCCGGAGCGCTGCTGGACAGCCTCGAGTGGGTGGCCGCTGCCGAGGCGCGGCCGGACCTCACGCTTGTGCTCGACGTGCCGCCGGAGGTGGGCCTTTCCCGGGCTGCCGGGCGCGGGGAGGGAGCAGACCGGTTCGAGAGCGAGGGGCTTGCCTTCCACACCCGCGTGCGGGATGCCTTCCTCGCACTGGCGAAGGCTGATCCCGCCCGCTGTGTCATTGTGGATGCCTCGGGCGGCCCGGATGACGTTGCGGCGCTCGTCTGGTCCAGTGTCCGCGAACGGCTGGTCCCCCCGGAAAGGCCGCTGTCGGCGAAGCCCGCCGCGACGCGCAAGCCGGCCGGAAGCGGCCGCCGCCGGACTCGTTGA